In Mytilus galloprovincialis chromosome 1, xbMytGall1.hap1.1, whole genome shotgun sequence, the following are encoded in one genomic region:
- the LOC143052345 gene encoding uncharacterized protein LOC143052345 — protein MFFIRWLYIIISIQVQIKIARSEQNAGYYCLADIQYDDLLHIDFQLDRAGDPINYVYAQNATDNTLLPDCSPEYDASSNVYHMRITVNTTSHEQISPSSPCGILFTDNMYAVKIKAFASEDLTSDSDRLFTIRCESSIESSTVGTVKVGNIENISLTGSSPKSKLELVSPDLTEIRGAVDIGDKVKLKFTLTFTGAKENVDIIGARLVRLIVSPSNSFQTNRTMMDSDGCPVNHSQNVLEVSGPFTTESDGTSPFIAYSPWFEIASFVGSNLFLHFRVDIEYCFTLDCFQNICSNRKKRAVDDSNAEQIFTQLQLTVNNPYSDKSLNSQSSPCYNSKTFVVIVCTLSGLFLLEVLVLLFEAKKLQIIKAKVSPSPSTSFEKVPLCESEYRNPVNCYHPAQQHNLGHVVM, from the exons ATGTTT TTTATACGGTGGTTGTATATAATAATCAGCATTCAAGTACAG ATAAAGATTGCCAGAAGTGAACAAAATG CCGGATATTACTGTTTAGCTGATATCCAATATGACGACCTCCTTCATATTGATTTCCAACTTGATCGAGCAGGAGACCCTATAAATTACGTGTATGCCCAGAATGCAACAGACAACACATTACTTCCGGATTGCAGTCCTGAATATGATGCTTCCAGTAATGTTTACCACATGCGCATAACGGTTAATACGACATCACATGAGCAAATCAGTCCCTCATCGCCATGCGGAATCTTGTTT actGACAATATGTATGCTGTGAAAATAAAAGCTTTTGCAAGTGAAGATTTGACATCCGACAGTGACAGATTGTTTACTATCAGATGTGAATCCAGTATAGAAAGCAGTACCGTTGGAACTGTCAAAGTCGG aaatataGAAAATATCTCTTTAACTGGAAGCTCTCCCAAATCAAAACTGGAATTGGTGTCTCCTGATTTGACAGAAATACGTGGTGCTGTTGATATTGGTGATAAGGTCAAACTCAAGTTTACCTTAACTTTTACCGGTGCAAAGG AAAACGTGGATATCATAGGTGCTCGTTTAGTAAGGTTGATAGTTTCTCCGTCGAACAGTTTCCAAACAAATAGAACAATGATGGATTCAGATGG CTGCCCTGTAAATCATTCACAAAACGTATTAGAAGTGTCTGGGCCATTTACAACCGAATCAGATGGAACATCACCATTTATAGCGTATTCTCCATGGTTTGAAATCGCCAGTTTTGTTGGTtctaatttgtttttacatttccGTGTGGACATAGAATACTGTTTTACTTTAGATTGTTTTCAA aacatatgtAGTAACAGAAAGAAACGAGCTGTAGATGACAGTAATGCGGAGCAAATATTTACTCAGTTACAACTTACAGTCAATAATCCATATTCAGACAAATCACTGA attcaCAAAGCAGTCCTTGTTACAACAGTAAGACGTTTGTGGTAATTGTATGTACATTGTCAGGACTATTTCTTTTGGAGGTCTTGGTTCTATTGTTTGAAGcgaagaaattacaaattataaaagCAAAG GTCTCACCAAGTCCGAGCACTTCGTTTGAGAAAGTACCATTGTGTGAATCGGAGTATAGAAATCCGGTTAATTGTTATCATCCAGCACAACAACATAACTTAGGCCATGTCGTTATGTGA